From Polyangiaceae bacterium, a single genomic window includes:
- a CDS encoding glycosyltransferase — MVTVFVVLYFAILLLLCTYGLHRLHLVFSCWRHRRRIEAVADVAPLSDAELPRVTIQLPLYNEATVVERLLDAVAKVDYPADRLEIQVLDDSTDETRGIAEAKVAKLASTGLDISYIRRPDRHGYKAGALDFGLARAKGELIAIFDADFVPQPRFLRDVAPHFQSPEIAMVQTRWGHMNRHQNLLTSVQALMLDGHHMVENRARYGAGCYFNFSGTGGIWRAAAIHEAGGWEHDTLTEDLDLSYRAQLKGWRFVYRPDVLTPAELPEDLSAFRAQQYRWAKGTVQTARKLLGRVMRADLSRSQRLEAFFHLTPHFAYPLMLLLSILILPALVLMPAVDVGTMFIVDLPLCFGATGSLATFYCLAERAQGRSVFGALKKLPALIALGAGLSPHLTRAVFDGLRSMSGEFVRTPKRGSQLGRYRQAAQLPFVEIGLTLISIASVVASVETGHWFATPFTMLFALGYGYVAWTVTSEQLVPRAEKSGEADRVPGAASAS; from the coding sequence ATGGTTACTGTCTTCGTCGTTCTCTATTTCGCGATCCTGCTCTTGCTCTGCACCTACGGGTTGCACCGCCTGCACCTGGTCTTCAGCTGCTGGCGCCATCGCCGCCGGATCGAAGCGGTTGCTGATGTAGCTCCTTTGAGCGACGCGGAACTACCCCGCGTGACCATCCAGCTGCCGCTGTATAACGAGGCCACCGTGGTCGAGCGCTTGCTCGATGCCGTGGCGAAGGTCGACTACCCGGCGGACCGTTTGGAGATCCAGGTGCTGGACGACTCGACGGACGAGACGCGGGGCATCGCGGAAGCGAAGGTCGCGAAGCTAGCGAGCACTGGTCTCGACATCAGCTACATCCGTCGCCCCGACCGGCATGGCTACAAGGCGGGCGCTCTGGACTTCGGTCTAGCGCGAGCCAAGGGCGAGCTGATCGCGATTTTCGACGCCGACTTCGTCCCGCAGCCCAGGTTTTTGCGTGACGTGGCTCCGCACTTCCAGTCACCCGAGATTGCGATGGTGCAGACCCGCTGGGGTCACATGAATCGCCACCAGAACCTGTTGACCAGCGTTCAAGCGCTGATGCTTGATGGGCACCACATGGTGGAGAACCGCGCTCGCTACGGCGCCGGTTGCTATTTCAACTTCTCCGGCACGGGCGGGATCTGGCGCGCCGCTGCGATCCACGAAGCGGGTGGTTGGGAACACGACACGCTGACGGAGGACCTGGATCTCTCGTACCGCGCGCAGCTCAAGGGCTGGCGCTTCGTGTACCGACCGGACGTCCTCACCCCCGCAGAGCTCCCCGAAGATTTGTCGGCCTTTCGGGCTCAGCAATACCGCTGGGCGAAGGGCACCGTGCAGACGGCTCGCAAGCTGCTGGGGCGCGTGATGCGCGCGGATCTCAGCCGCTCTCAGCGTCTCGAAGCGTTCTTCCACCTGACGCCTCACTTCGCGTACCCGTTGATGCTGCTGCTCAGCATCTTGATTCTCCCCGCGCTGGTGCTGATGCCTGCCGTCGACGTTGGCACGATGTTCATCGTCGATCTTCCGCTGTGCTTCGGCGCTACCGGTTCGCTGGCGACCTTCTACTGCCTCGCGGAGCGCGCCCAGGGTCGCTCGGTGTTTGGAGCCCTGAAGAAGCTTCCGGCGCTCATCGCCCTGGGCGCAGGCCTCAGCCCACACCTGACTCGCGCGGTGTTTGATGGGCTACGCAGCATGAGCGGTGAGTTCGTGCGCACTCCCAAGCGCGGAAGTCAGCTCGGTCGCTACCGACAGGCCGCGCAGCTGCCCTTCGTGGAGATTGGCCTGACGCTCATCAGCATCGCGAGCGTCGTCGCCTCGGTCGAGACCGGCCACTGGTTCGCGACCCCCTTCACGATGCTGTTCGCGCTCGGCTACGGCTACGTGGCCTGGACCGTTACTTCTGAGCAGCTCGTGCCTCGCGCGGAGAAGTCTGGGGAGGCCGACCGGGTTCCGGGCGCTGCTTCTGCCAGCTAA
- the polA gene encoding DNA polymerase I, producing MATRLFEAGDPDVLYIIDLSGYVFRSYHAIAPLTSPSGEPTHAVFGTVNMLERLVRQCRPSMLAVAMDAKRGNFRTQIYPQYKANRPPAPEDLKQQMQRCGEVIAAFNIPILIEDGVEADDLIATAVKEARARKLKVVVVSADKDLMQLVGPDVVLWDTMRNRVFGVPEVEERFGVGPAQLRDLLALMGDTSDNVPGVPSVGPKTARDLLVEYQTLEGIYEHVAEIKRKKLKETLGEYKDQAFLSRDLVTLKDDCEIQFDREHLRYGGRDLSTLRGLYTELGFTRHLSALDQEEQYAAVSQAGDGPVDPEPKESFQIEAECVVSSEKLRTLVAEAKKAGRFGLHVQGDVEQAPSSTNLVGIGLSVDGARGYYVPLGHRTLDAPEQIPTDIAREIIGPLLADSRVKKSCHRARSDELLLKRHGYNLAGVAFDASLASYLLDPESPPELPAVIGREFEAPFQTFDALTKKPRQKPIPFGEVSVGEAATHAGAAAAFVLRLWDRLAPRIADEGMTEVLDELELPLASVLSEMEGLGVLVDIPKLKAQGKQIEKELARLEKQAHEIAGKDFNVGSPRQLETLLFDELKLKPIKRTKTARSTDAATLEALAEQHPLPAVILEHRQLAKLKSTYIDTLPSLVNKDTGRIHTRWRQTVAATGRISSADPNLQNIPIRTELGRSIRSAFIAPPGHELVSGDYSQIELRVLAHLSRDEVLIDAFNSGQDIHTRTAMEIFEVDEEDVDAELRRRAKAVNFGVIYGQGDSGLAKSLGISRAEASSFIAAYFRRYRGVRSFMDETLEHARAGGSVRTMLGRRRLVPDLHSANRAKRFAAERIVMNTPIQGTAADLLKLAMLALSEPVTPGSRMILTVHDELVFEVPHAEVAEASAAIKDVMENVYTLDVPLVVEVGHGASWTEAH from the coding sequence ATGGCAACGCGGCTGTTCGAGGCAGGAGATCCCGATGTCCTCTACATCATCGATCTGAGCGGCTACGTCTTTCGCTCGTACCACGCGATCGCGCCTCTAACCTCGCCTTCGGGAGAGCCGACCCACGCGGTCTTCGGCACGGTGAACATGCTCGAGCGCCTGGTGCGTCAGTGCCGGCCCTCGATGCTCGCGGTCGCGATGGACGCCAAGCGCGGCAATTTCCGCACGCAGATATATCCACAATACAAGGCGAACCGGCCCCCAGCGCCTGAAGATCTCAAGCAGCAGATGCAGCGCTGCGGAGAAGTGATCGCCGCGTTCAACATCCCGATTCTGATCGAAGACGGCGTGGAAGCCGATGATCTGATCGCCACCGCCGTGAAGGAGGCCCGCGCGCGCAAACTCAAGGTCGTGGTCGTCAGCGCGGACAAGGACCTCATGCAGCTGGTGGGTCCGGACGTGGTGCTCTGGGACACCATGCGTAACCGCGTGTTTGGTGTACCCGAGGTCGAAGAGCGATTCGGTGTGGGTCCGGCGCAGCTACGAGACCTGCTGGCCCTGATGGGTGACACCTCGGACAACGTCCCCGGTGTGCCCTCGGTGGGTCCCAAGACGGCGCGCGACCTGCTGGTCGAGTACCAAACCCTCGAGGGGATCTACGAGCACGTCGCCGAAATCAAACGCAAGAAGCTCAAAGAGACCCTGGGCGAGTACAAGGACCAGGCGTTCCTCAGCCGCGACCTCGTCACCTTGAAGGACGACTGCGAAATTCAGTTCGACCGTGAGCACCTACGCTACGGCGGACGTGACCTGAGCACGCTGCGCGGGCTGTACACCGAGCTCGGCTTTACCCGGCACCTCTCCGCGCTCGACCAAGAGGAGCAGTACGCCGCAGTTTCCCAAGCTGGGGACGGCCCTGTGGACCCGGAGCCGAAGGAATCCTTCCAAATCGAAGCTGAGTGCGTCGTTTCCTCGGAGAAATTGCGCACCCTCGTCGCAGAAGCAAAAAAGGCGGGGCGCTTCGGTCTGCACGTGCAAGGCGACGTCGAGCAAGCCCCCAGCAGTACGAACCTAGTTGGCATCGGCCTCTCCGTCGATGGCGCCCGCGGTTACTATGTCCCGCTCGGACACCGCACCCTCGATGCGCCAGAGCAAATCCCCACGGATATCGCACGAGAGATCATCGGCCCGCTGCTCGCGGACAGTCGCGTAAAAAAGAGCTGCCACCGCGCGCGCAGCGACGAGCTCCTGTTGAAGCGGCATGGCTACAACCTGGCGGGAGTGGCGTTCGACGCCAGCCTCGCAAGCTACTTGCTCGACCCGGAGTCTCCACCGGAGCTGCCCGCCGTGATTGGCCGCGAGTTCGAGGCGCCGTTCCAAACCTTTGACGCGCTAACCAAAAAGCCCCGACAAAAGCCGATTCCCTTTGGTGAGGTCAGCGTTGGTGAGGCGGCGACCCACGCGGGCGCCGCCGCAGCGTTTGTGCTTCGGCTCTGGGATCGCCTGGCGCCACGCATCGCCGACGAAGGCATGACCGAGGTGCTGGATGAGCTGGAGCTACCCCTCGCATCGGTGCTGAGCGAGATGGAGGGGCTCGGCGTACTGGTCGACATTCCGAAGCTCAAGGCGCAAGGCAAGCAAATCGAAAAGGAACTGGCCCGGCTCGAGAAGCAGGCCCACGAAATCGCCGGAAAGGACTTCAATGTCGGTTCCCCGAGGCAACTCGAGACGCTGCTGTTCGACGAGCTGAAGCTGAAGCCAATCAAGCGCACCAAGACCGCGCGCTCCACCGACGCCGCTACCCTGGAGGCGTTGGCAGAGCAGCACCCGCTGCCGGCCGTAATCCTCGAGCACCGCCAGCTCGCCAAGCTGAAGAGCACCTACATCGACACGCTGCCGAGCCTCGTCAACAAGGACACCGGCCGCATCCACACCCGCTGGCGCCAAACCGTCGCGGCCACTGGGCGCATCAGCTCCGCCGATCCAAACCTGCAGAACATCCCAATCCGCACGGAACTGGGCCGCAGCATTCGCAGCGCCTTCATTGCGCCGCCGGGCCACGAGCTCGTGAGCGGTGACTACTCGCAAATCGAGCTCCGAGTACTAGCCCACCTGAGCCGAGACGAGGTGCTGATCGACGCCTTCAACTCCGGTCAGGACATCCACACCCGTACCGCGATGGAGATCTTCGAAGTCGACGAAGAAGACGTGGACGCCGAATTGCGGCGACGCGCAAAGGCCGTGAACTTCGGCGTGATCTACGGTCAAGGAGACAGCGGTCTCGCCAAGAGCCTGGGCATCAGCCGCGCCGAGGCGAGCTCGTTCATCGCCGCGTACTTCCGCCGCTACCGCGGGGTACGCAGCTTCATGGACGAGACCCTCGAACACGCTCGCGCGGGCGGCTCGGTGCGTACCATGCTCGGTCGCCGGCGCTTGGTGCCCGACCTCCACAGCGCAAACCGCGCCAAGCGCTTCGCCGCCGAGCGCATCGTGATGAACACACCCATCCAGGGCACCGCCGCGGATCTGCTCAAGCTAGCGATGCTGGCGCTGTCGGAGCCCGTGACGCCCGGTTCGCGCATGATCCTCACGGTGCACGACGAGCTGGTATTCGAGGTACCCCACGCAGAAGTTGCGGAGGCGAGCGCCGCCATCAAGGACGTGATGGAGAACGTCTACACCCTCGACGTCCCGCTCGTGGTCGAAGTCGGCCACGGTGCGAGCTGGACCGAAGCCCACTGA
- a CDS encoding tetratricopeptide repeat protein — protein MLAQSAADKATARTLATAGIEAFEAGKYADALDKVSRAQALYDAPIHLLYIARAQEKLGRLVEAAETYRKLERVKLDASAPTAFVQAQTDGQRELTALLPRLPSLRIEIEPAGIEGLVLKLDGVELSSAVIGVDRPSNPGERVIEASAPGYSTAQRKVNLVERQKLDLKIELKPDGTPFAAPGRTPKPNETGAAKDVDPPPDPPPSVVGEGVEDKGFYVAIHLGGAVPIGDIGKHPVDESSIPISDQFQPGGGGELRGGYRFAKYFTPFLMLEGYNLKAGTLFNSVVTASDTQVETTTYATGAGLGLMVGTQPGDFGFYGEVGLLLHQMTANMTVTHGSEASCENSMNYSGTGFRLGGGMQIPVTGAFRVEPFMTFTMSRFDTVTAERDERCDVPTVIGGLGGDPNYDTETAPGFGSRLVDEDRYDLQDDEKALHILLVVGVGIGFSQF, from the coding sequence GTGCTCGCTCAGAGCGCGGCTGACAAGGCCACGGCTCGCACGCTCGCGACCGCTGGCATCGAAGCGTTCGAAGCGGGCAAGTACGCCGACGCACTCGACAAGGTGTCCCGCGCCCAAGCGCTATACGACGCGCCAATCCACCTGCTCTACATCGCTCGCGCCCAGGAAAAGCTCGGGCGCTTGGTGGAGGCTGCGGAGACCTACCGCAAGCTCGAGCGCGTGAAGCTCGATGCTTCCGCACCCACTGCGTTCGTTCAAGCACAGACCGACGGTCAGCGAGAGCTCACGGCGCTGCTGCCGCGGCTGCCAAGCTTGCGCATCGAGATCGAGCCTGCAGGCATCGAGGGACTCGTGCTGAAGCTCGATGGGGTCGAGCTCTCGAGCGCCGTGATTGGCGTGGACCGACCTTCGAACCCTGGCGAGCGGGTGATCGAGGCGAGCGCTCCCGGTTACAGCACGGCGCAGCGCAAGGTGAACCTGGTGGAGCGCCAGAAGCTCGATCTCAAGATCGAGCTCAAGCCGGACGGTACTCCGTTCGCCGCTCCGGGTCGCACCCCGAAGCCCAACGAAACGGGCGCTGCGAAGGACGTCGACCCGCCGCCTGATCCGCCGCCCAGCGTCGTCGGCGAAGGCGTGGAGGACAAAGGCTTTTACGTCGCGATCCACCTCGGCGGTGCAGTGCCGATCGGCGACATCGGCAAGCACCCCGTGGATGAGAGTTCGATCCCGATCAGCGATCAGTTCCAGCCGGGGGGCGGCGGCGAGCTTCGTGGGGGCTATCGCTTCGCGAAGTACTTCACTCCGTTTCTGATGCTCGAGGGCTACAACCTGAAGGCGGGCACGTTGTTCAACTCGGTCGTCACCGCCTCGGACACTCAGGTGGAGACGACGACCTACGCAACGGGCGCGGGCCTTGGACTGATGGTCGGGACTCAGCCCGGGGATTTCGGCTTCTACGGTGAAGTCGGGCTGCTGCTTCATCAGATGACCGCGAACATGACGGTGACCCACGGCAGCGAGGCTTCCTGCGAGAACTCGATGAACTATTCGGGCACCGGTTTTCGCCTGGGTGGCGGCATGCAGATCCCGGTGACCGGAGCTTTCCGCGTCGAACCGTTCATGACCTTCACGATGAGCCGCTTCGACACGGTCACGGCGGAGCGCGATGAGCGCTGCGATGTTCCGACGGTGATTGGTGGCCTCGGGGGAGACCCCAACTACGACACGGAGACCGCTCCCGGCTTCGGCAGTCGTCTGGTCGACGAAGATCGGTACGACCTGCAGGATGACGAGAAGGCACTGCACATCCTGCTCGTCGTCGGCGTCGGGATCGGCTTTTCGCAGTTCTGA
- a CDS encoding HAD family hydrolase — protein sequence MGRACILRLSLYVHEDEAMSDSKHQGGPRAALFDMDRTLIRKDTATLYMKHQRDRGRVRKRDALRVAWWLLQYTFGVVNAERVAEQAMQGFQGKREDWLEETMREVYADYVRPLICEAGRRAVAEHQEAGDWVAIVTGATPYAALPLAAELGIDHVICTRIEVADGRFTGKVEKPMCYGPGKITLTEREAERHGVTLDGAVFYSDSITDLPLLERVQTPIAVNPDSRLHRIARRRGWRIERW from the coding sequence ATGGGTAGGGCTTGCATCCTCAGGCTCTCGCTGTACGTACACGAAGACGAGGCGATGAGCGATTCCAAGCACCAGGGCGGTCCCCGCGCAGCGCTGTTCGACATGGATCGCACGCTGATCCGCAAGGACACCGCGACGCTCTACATGAAGCACCAGCGAGACCGCGGTCGAGTGCGCAAGCGCGATGCGCTGCGGGTTGCCTGGTGGCTCCTGCAATACACCTTTGGCGTGGTCAACGCGGAGCGCGTCGCTGAGCAGGCCATGCAAGGCTTCCAAGGCAAGCGCGAGGATTGGCTCGAGGAGACCATGCGCGAGGTCTACGCGGACTACGTGCGCCCGTTGATTTGCGAAGCAGGCCGCCGCGCCGTGGCGGAGCACCAGGAGGCGGGGGACTGGGTGGCGATCGTGACCGGAGCGACGCCCTACGCCGCGTTGCCCCTCGCGGCCGAGCTCGGCATCGACCACGTGATCTGCACGCGTATCGAAGTCGCTGATGGACGCTTCACGGGCAAGGTGGAGAAGCCGATGTGCTACGGCCCAGGCAAGATCACGCTGACCGAGCGTGAAGCGGAGCGTCACGGCGTGACCCTGGATGGCGCGGTCTTCTACTCGGATAGCATCACCGATCTACCGCTGCTCGAGCGCGTCCAGACGCCGATCGCCGTGAACCCCGACTCTCGTCTCCATCGCATCGCCCGGCGTCGCGGCTGGCGCATCGAGCGCTGGTAG
- a CDS encoding FAD-dependent oxidoreductase, whose product MSPTSPSELTDVAIIGAGLTGLSAAHRLEAQGRDYRVIERLSHVGGHAITLEEAGYRFDRTGHLLHLRDPRTRERVLSWIGPHEEVQRRSAVFSHGVYTRYPYQANTFGLPPQVANDCLLGFIEAHFRKEKPEAKNFEEFCRLNFGDGISDHFMIPYNCRLWGVHPKEITAEWCQRFVPLPKLEDVVAGAVGLNDRELGYNTHFVYPEQGIGALPQGMLAALPEASRAERLLLEAQIARVDSKRKKLHLSDGRAIEYRHLISTAPLDVLLGLMDLPQQVAVAAKQLRCTHLYYLDVASRAPAGKPLHWAYVPEERYPFYRVGCYSNFSAAMAPEGGSCYYVELASREAPELTQLLPEVTDGLVEMGLLPSAEALVFARLRRIDHAYVIFDHNYYGALNVIRPYLESQGIISAGRYGDWNYSSMEDALLFGERAVDQLAEPKP is encoded by the coding sequence ATGTCGCCTACTTCGCCCTCGGAACTCACCGACGTCGCCATCATCGGCGCTGGCCTGACCGGCTTGTCCGCGGCGCACCGTCTGGAAGCTCAAGGCCGGGACTATCGCGTCATCGAGCGCCTGTCACACGTCGGGGGCCACGCCATCACGCTGGAAGAGGCGGGCTACCGCTTCGATCGCACCGGACACCTCTTGCACTTGCGGGACCCTCGCACGCGTGAACGAGTGTTGTCGTGGATTGGACCCCATGAGGAGGTGCAACGACGGAGCGCTGTCTTCTCCCACGGCGTCTACACCCGCTACCCCTATCAGGCGAACACCTTCGGGCTTCCGCCCCAGGTCGCCAACGATTGCCTGCTGGGCTTCATCGAAGCGCACTTCCGCAAGGAAAAGCCGGAGGCGAAGAACTTCGAAGAGTTCTGTCGCTTGAACTTTGGCGACGGGATCAGTGACCACTTCATGATCCCCTACAACTGCCGCCTGTGGGGCGTGCACCCGAAGGAAATCACGGCCGAGTGGTGCCAGCGTTTCGTACCCCTGCCCAAGCTGGAAGACGTGGTCGCGGGCGCCGTCGGGTTGAACGACCGCGAGCTCGGCTACAACACCCACTTCGTTTATCCAGAGCAGGGTATCGGCGCACTGCCCCAGGGCATGCTGGCCGCGCTACCCGAAGCGAGCCGCGCTGAGCGGTTGCTGCTCGAGGCTCAAATCGCCCGCGTCGACAGCAAGCGAAAAAAGCTCCACCTGAGCGACGGTCGGGCAATCGAATATCGCCACTTGATCAGCACCGCGCCCCTGGACGTGCTGCTCGGCTTGATGGATCTCCCTCAGCAAGTCGCCGTCGCCGCTAAGCAGCTGCGCTGCACCCACCTCTACTACCTCGACGTGGCGAGCCGCGCTCCCGCGGGGAAACCGCTCCACTGGGCGTACGTCCCGGAGGAGCGCTACCCCTTCTACCGTGTGGGCTGCTACTCGAACTTCAGTGCTGCCATGGCTCCGGAGGGCGGCTCTTGTTACTACGTCGAGCTCGCCAGCCGTGAGGCACCCGAGCTCACTCAGCTGCTGCCGGAGGTGACCGACGGGCTGGTGGAGATGGGTCTCCTGCCAAGCGCCGAAGCCCTGGTATTTGCCCGGCTACGGCGCATCGACCACGCCTACGTGATCTTCGATCACAACTACTATGGGGCGCTGAACGTGATCCGCCCTTACCTCGAGAGCCAAGGCATCATTTCCGCAGGGCGCTACGGGGACTGGAACTACTCCTCCATGGAAGACGCGCTGCTCTTTGGAGAGCGCGCCGTCGATCAGCTAGCCGAGCCGAAGCCGTGA
- a CDS encoding protein kinase: protein MQPPAAASNLRFAVVTEETPPTELVADKYQLTRLLGRGGMGSVWEGVHASLGTRVAVKFIEAEHASSNEARQRFVNEAHAAARLNSKHVVQVYDHGVGSDGCPYIVMEFLDGEPLDARLDRERVLPPEQVISLVTQVCRALARAHEQGIVHRDLKPENVFLVWDAEDQRDLVKVVDFGIAKFLDKNAQTSSSTRTGSVLGTPYYMSPEQARGLRTVDQRSDLWSLGVIVYRSVVGELPFVGEAIGDLLVKICTIDPPPPSSINPALPRGFDDWVARALNREPDGRFQSASELVTALAAAFGVAPGVSSGEAPMIRLSNPSLPDVSAGFPAQTVTEFTQNTAPEQGAKRGPLLWVAGAAALLTLAGVGVFAMSRTGVAKSEPPAEPLAGAGLSAAVDPPAVTPAPPDPPGAETPAPSAEPAVPTPSAEPAAPTKPAAPTKAQPVKTTPKVTKVVQPAPEPKAPPKATPKPPPANTGRDIGY, encoded by the coding sequence TTGCAGCCGCCCGCAGCCGCAAGTAACCTCAGGTTTGCTGTGGTCACCGAGGAGACGCCCCCAACTGAGCTGGTTGCAGACAAGTACCAGCTGACGCGCCTCTTGGGGCGTGGAGGAATGGGGTCCGTGTGGGAAGGCGTGCACGCCTCCCTGGGGACGCGCGTCGCGGTGAAGTTCATCGAGGCGGAGCACGCGAGCAGCAACGAGGCACGCCAGCGCTTCGTCAATGAGGCCCACGCGGCAGCGCGTCTGAACAGCAAGCACGTGGTGCAGGTGTACGATCACGGTGTCGGCAGCGACGGCTGTCCTTACATCGTGATGGAGTTCCTCGATGGGGAGCCCCTCGATGCGCGGCTCGACCGGGAACGCGTGCTCCCGCCAGAACAGGTCATCAGCCTGGTCACTCAGGTGTGCCGTGCGCTGGCTCGGGCGCACGAACAGGGCATCGTGCACCGTGATCTCAAACCGGAGAACGTGTTTTTGGTTTGGGACGCCGAGGATCAGCGCGACCTGGTGAAGGTTGTCGATTTCGGCATCGCTAAGTTTCTAGACAAGAACGCTCAAACGAGCTCCTCGACACGCACGGGATCCGTGCTGGGCACGCCCTACTACATGAGTCCGGAGCAAGCGCGAGGGCTGCGTACGGTGGACCAGCGCTCCGACCTGTGGAGCCTTGGCGTCATCGTGTATCGCAGTGTGGTGGGCGAGCTGCCGTTCGTCGGAGAAGCGATCGGCGACTTGCTGGTCAAGATCTGCACGATCGATCCGCCCCCGCCCAGTAGTATCAATCCGGCGCTTCCGCGAGGATTCGATGACTGGGTCGCCCGCGCGCTCAATCGCGAGCCCGATGGGCGCTTTCAGAGCGCTTCCGAGCTGGTGACGGCGCTGGCTGCGGCGTTTGGCGTGGCTCCGGGTGTGTCTTCCGGCGAGGCTCCGATGATTCGCCTAAGCAATCCGAGCCTGCCAGACGTCAGTGCGGGGTTCCCGGCGCAAACGGTGACCGAGTTCACCCAGAACACTGCCCCCGAGCAGGGCGCCAAGCGAGGGCCGCTGCTCTGGGTCGCTGGTGCGGCGGCGCTGCTCACGCTTGCCGGCGTCGGCGTGTTTGCCATGAGCCGGACGGGTGTTGCTAAGAGTGAGCCGCCGGCGGAACCGCTGGCTGGCGCTGGCTTGTCCGCCGCTGTGGACCCTCCTGCCGTGACCCCAGCGCCTCCGGACCCACCGGGTGCGGAAACGCCTGCGCCGAGTGCGGAGCCCGCGGTGCCCACACCGAGTGCCGAGCCCGCCGCACCCACGAAGCCGGCAGCGCCCACCAAGGCTCAGCCGGTGAAGACCACGCCCAAGGTCACCAAGGTCGTCCAGCCCGCACCTGAGCCCAAGGCGCCGCCGAAGGCCACGCCCAAGCCCCCACCAGCGAACACGGGCCGCGACATCGGCTACTGA
- a CDS encoding glycosyltransferase family 2 protein — MNPEVSIVIPVYNEEAILHAAVVDLRERLKPLNWNYEVILAENGSRDRTLEIAKQLSQKYPEVRYLSAGEPNYGLALRRGIQDARGTYVLCDEIDLCDTDFHQEAVDILRAERAQLVIGSKLIAGAEDERPWARHAASIVYTSLLRALLGFRGTDTHGLKAFRRDKLLGLVNACVVDKDVFASEFVIRAYRANVEILEIPVRVMEKRPPSINLFKRVPNVLKSVVKLTVAIRMR, encoded by the coding sequence GTGAATCCCGAAGTCTCCATCGTCATCCCCGTCTACAACGAGGAAGCCATTCTCCACGCAGCCGTCGTCGACCTGCGTGAGCGCCTCAAGCCTCTGAACTGGAACTACGAGGTGATCCTCGCGGAAAACGGCTCCAGGGACCGCACGCTCGAGATCGCCAAGCAGCTCAGCCAGAAGTACCCCGAAGTTCGCTACTTGAGCGCCGGGGAGCCGAACTACGGGCTCGCCCTGCGTCGTGGGATCCAAGACGCCCGCGGCACCTATGTGTTGTGCGATGAGATCGATCTCTGCGACACGGACTTCCATCAAGAGGCGGTGGACATCCTGCGAGCGGAGCGCGCGCAGCTGGTGATCGGCTCGAAGCTGATCGCCGGCGCAGAAGATGAGCGCCCCTGGGCGCGCCACGCAGCGAGCATCGTCTACACCTCGCTGTTGCGCGCGCTGCTTGGCTTCCGAGGCACCGACACCCACGGCCTAAAGGCGTTCCGCCGAGATAAGCTGCTCGGTCTGGTGAACGCCTGCGTCGTCGACAAGGACGTCTTCGCCAGCGAGTTCGTTATTCGTGCCTATCGCGCCAACGTGGAGATCCTGGAGATCCCCGTGCGTGTGATGGAAAAGCGACCGCCGTCGATCAACCTCTTCAAGCGCGTGCCCAACGTATTGAAGAGCGTCGTCAAGCTGACCGTCGCGATCCGCATGCGCTAG